One Prinia subflava isolate CZ2003 ecotype Zambia chromosome 8, Cam_Psub_1.2, whole genome shotgun sequence DNA window includes the following coding sequences:
- the EPB42 gene encoding protein 4.2, with the protein MGQGLSIQKCDFMIPENNKNHHTEEISTERLIVRRGQPFTITVNFSAPVHNYLQQMKRTFLIIQTGPHSSKADEIQAEFSISSLGDQKQWSAAVEEQDPNFWTLCVNTPANAPIGQYTLLLRASKSPQLLGNFTLLFNPWCRDDEVFLANEAQRQEYILNQDGIIYQGTENAILAQPWDFSQFEEDMVDICFILLALGEHFQREKDPAQRKNPVHVCRAVAAMLNCNEFRSLIEYEPGQHNGTSPSKWLGSSPILQQWIASKFQPIRYGRCWVFAAVLCSVLRCLGIPTRVVTGFTWAHNTKSSLSVDEYYDEEGTLLTQDKSARVWTFHVWNECWMARTDLLPEYSGWQALDATCQEKSKGLSFCGPAPVHAIKEGDTQVDYDVCYFFAAINAKCHIWIHKADDTLKPAFGGTKYTGNNISTKSVGSERCEDITQNYKYPEGSLQEKKVLDKAYRNMKELETTSSSSSTQFIFFPTALEEPVNLFIHLQSSSSLQLGQDITLSIQVFNYSGREKAAHLVVGIQAVHYSGVPIAQVWKEEFQFNLESNSVNNLQVSVPYTWFGKELGEHHLLRLTAVLRDEDSLYMYLAQEEISICEPPLTIEFPENIVQYEPSTAKISLQNPLMEPLEQCVIAVMGRGLIYRQRNYRLGSVQAKSTQELEIPFTPTRAGARRLTARLTCLQLQNLKSYKTTNIAAA; encoded by the exons ATGGGCCAAG GTCTGAGCATCCAAAAATGTGATTTCATGATCCCAGAGAATaacaaaaaccaccacacaGAAGAAATCAGCACTGAAAGGCTCATAGTGAGGCGGGGACAGCCATTCACCATCACTGTGAACTTCTCAGCTCCAGTACACAACTACCTGCAGCAGATGAAGAGGACCTTCCTCATCATACAGACAG GACCACATTCTTCCAAGGCAGATGAAATCCAGGCTGAATTTTCCATCTCCAGCCTGGGAGACCAGAAGCAGTGGAGCGCAGCAGTGGAGGAACAGGACCCGAACTTCTGGACCCTGTGTGTGAACACACCTGCCAATGCCCCCATTGGCCAGTACACTCTACTTTTACGGGCCTCCAAATCCCCTCAGCTCCTGGGCAACTTCACCCTCCTCTTTAATCCCTGGTGCCGAG ATGATGAGGTGTTCTTGGCTAATGAGGCACAGCGGCAGGAGTACATTTTAAACCAAGATGGCATCATCTACCAGGGGACTGAAAATGCAATCCTAGCCCAACCCTGGGACTTCAGTCAG TTTGAGGAGGATATGGTTGACATCTGCTTCATCCTGCTGGCTCTAGGGGAGCACTTCCAAAGAGAAAAGGATCCCGCCCAGCGCAAAAACCCCGTCCACGTCTGCAGAGCAGTTGCTGCCATG ctgaaCTGCAATGAGTTTAGAAGCCTGATAGAATATGAGCCTGGGCAACATAATGGGACATCCCCTTCCAAGTGGCTGGGAAGCAGCCCCATCCTCCAGCAGTGGATTGCATCAAAATTCCAGCCCATCCGCTACGGGAGGTGCTGGGTGTTTGCTGCAGTCCTATGTTCAG TTCTGAGGTGCTTGGGAATTCCTACCAGGGTGGTCACTGGCTTTACGTGGGCTCACAACACCAAGAGCAGCCTGAGTGTGGATGAGTACTATGATGAAGAAGGGACGCTGCTTACACAGGACAAGAGTGCTCGGGTCTG GACCTTCCACGTTTGGAATGAATGCTGGATGGCTCGGACAGACTTGCTACCAGAGTACAGTGGGTGGCAGGCACTGGATGCCACCTgccaggaaaaaagcaaag GTCTATCCTTCTGTGGGCCAGCCCCTGTTCATGCCATCAAGGAAGGGGACACACAAGTTGATTATGATGTCTGCTACTTCTTTGCTGCCATCAATGCCAAATGTCACATCTGGATACACAAAGCAGATGACACCCTCAAGCCAGCTTTTGGTGGCACAAAATACACTGGTAACAACATCAGCACCAAGAGTGTTGGCAGTGAACGCTGTGAGGACATCACACAAAACTACAAGTACCCTGAAG gttccctccaggaaaaaaaagtacttgACAAAGCCTACAGAAATATGAAGGAACTTGAGacaaccagcagcagcagtagcacaCAGTTTATCTTCTTTCCTACTGCTCTGGAAGAGCCAGTCAACCTTTTCATCCACCTCCAGTCAAGTAGTTCTTTGCAACTGGGACAAGATATTACACTTTCCATTCAAGTGTTTAACTACAGTGGTAGAGAAAAGGCTGCTCATCTGGTAGTAGGGATCCAGGCTGTGCATTATAGTGGTGTGCCTATTGCCCAAGTTTGGAAGGAAGAGTTTCAGTTTAACCTGGAAAGCAATTCAG TCAATAACCTGCAGGTCTCTGTGCCTTACACATGGTTTGGAAAAGAGCTGGGAGAGCACCACCTGCTCAGGCTGACTGCTGTGCTGAGAGACGAGGACTCCCTCTACATGTACCTGGCACAGGAAGAAATCAGCATTTGTGAGCCCCCTCTCACCATTGAG TTCCCAGAAAACATAGTCCAGTATGAGCCAAGCACAGCAAAGATCAGCCTCCAGAACCCCCTCATGGAACCCCTGGAGCAGTGTGTGATAGCTGTCATGGGGCGAGGGCTCATTTACAGACAAAGGAATTACAG GTTGGGCTCTGTGCAAGCTAAAAGCACTCAAGAGCTGGAAATCCCATTCACACCCACCCGAGCAGGGGCCAGAAGACTCACTGCACGTCTCACCTGCCTCCAGCTCCAGAACCTGAAGAGTTACAAAACCACCAACATTGCAGCTGCCTGA
- the LOC134553013 gene encoding protein-glutamine gamma-glutamyltransferase 6-like → MSYVFLALKIGKVNWQSKLNKAAHHTSDYSSTEVILRRGQPFNISLKFKTTVQFWDNFTFIASTGPCPEESQQTKAVFTLSEEDASGWSATQEPSEPRCLNFTILSPADAVIGRYKLQLEVLAGNKVSSKVLGQFVLLFNPWCPDDDVYMANEKERQEYVLNDSGIIFQGVETDIQQEAWNYGQFEEDILDISLAVLDRSLKHREDPAMDVSQRNSPVYVSRVVSATVNSNDEKGVVEGKWSGRFRSGTNPLRWSGSVAILRKWYRARYRPVRYGQCWVFAGVTCTVLRCLGIPTRVITNFNSAHDKNLNLSIDKYIDISGNNLHLSEDSVWNFHVWNESWFIRRDLGSFYDGWQVLDATPQEKSKGIYQCGPASTKAIKEGDVNLDYDSPFVFAAVNADCVTWIRYSKKRKERIYSDTRDIGKFISTKAVGTNSRVDVTDNYKYPEGSLKERQVYKKALKLLGVRRPGKRTKIPRPRRRFSRTQPAQSPGISGKILLDASPVIGQDILLTLTLRNLTSDFKTIKVKLKASAILYTRKPKAEILQLHRSIKLESEEVKEISFKISYSQYKNSLMDDRKILVTAVCQIKRGTSLLVEKDIVLQDPFLTIKVLGPAVVHKPVNVEVTFTNPLSEEVTDCVLRAEGSGLLREQLRIHVERMAPMETSAVEFEIIPYRSGTRQLQVDLVCTHFSDIKGFVMLHVDPAH, encoded by the exons TATGTCTTTCTAGCCCTAAAAATAGGAAAAGTCAACTGGCAATCCAAACTAAATAAAGCTGCACACCACACCTCTGAttacagcagcacagaagtAATCCTGAGGAGAGGGCAGCCCTTCAACATCTCTCTGAAATTCAAAACAACAGTGCAATTCTGGGACAACTTCACCTTTATTGCAAGCACAG GACCATGTCCAGAAGAATCTCAGCAGACCAAGGCTGTATTTACTCTTTCTGAGGAGGATGCCAGTGGCTGGAGTGCAACCCAAGAGCCCAGTGAGCCTCGCTGCCTGAACTTCACCATCCTCAGCCCAGCCGATGCTGTCATCGGGCGATACAAACTCCAGCTCGAGGTCCTTGCTGGGAACAAGGTCTCTTCCAAAGTCCTGGGCCAGTTTGTGCTGCTCTTCAATCCCTGGTGTCCAG ATGATGATGTCTACATGGCTAATGAAAAGGAGCGGCAGGAGTATGTTCTGAATGACAGTGGAATCATATTTCAGGGGGTGGAGACAGATATTCAACAAGAAGCTTGGAACTATGGACAG TTTGAAGAGGACATCCTTGACAtctctctggctgtgctggacagGAGCCTGAAGCACCGTGAGGACCCAGCCATGGACGTCTCCCAGAGGAACAGCCCTGTCTATGTCAGCAGGGTCGTCAGCGCCACG GTCAACAGCAATGATGAGAAAGGAGTGGTGGAAGGGAAGTGGAGCGGGAGGTTCCGCTCGGGGACGAACCCGCTGCGCTGGAGCGGGAGCGTGGCCATCCTTCGGAAGTGGTACCGAGCCCGCTACCGGCCCGTGCGCTACGGCCAGTGCTGGGTCTTTGCAGGAGTCACCTGCACAG TACTGAGATGCTTGGGAATACCCACTCGTGTTATTACAAACTTCAACTCTGCCCATGACAAGAACCTGAATCTGAGTATTGATAAGTACATTGACATTTCTGGAAACAACCTGCACTTGAGTGAAGACAGTGTGTG GAATTTCCATGTCTGGAATGAAAGCTGGTTCATTAGAAGAGACCTCGGCTCATTTTATGATGGATGGCAGGTTCTGGATGCAACGCcccaggaaaaaagcaaag GCATCTATCAGTGTGGCCCTGCCTCCACCAAAGCCATTAAAGAAGGGGATGTGAACCTGGATTACGACAGCCcatttgtgtttgcagcagtGAATGCTGACTGTGTTACTTGGATTCGCTAtagcaagaaaaggaaagagagaatttATTCTGATACCAGGGACATTGGAAAATTTATCAGCACTAAAGCAGTGGGCACCAACTCCCGTGTGGATGTCACTGATAATTACAAATATCCAGAAG GATCCTTGAAAGAAAGGCAGGTGTACAAGAAAGCACTGAAGCTGCTTGGTGTGAGGAGACCTggaaaaagaaccaaaattCCAAGACCCAGACGACGATTTTCAAGGACACAGCCTGCACAAAGCCCCGGCATCTCAGGGAAGATCCTTCTTGATGCATCTCCTGTCATTGGCCAGGACATCCTCCTTACCTTGACACTCAGAAACTTGACCTCAGATTTTAAGACCATAAAGGTTAAACTGAAGGCTTCAGCCATTCTCTACACCAGAAAACCCAAGGCAGAGATTTTGCAGCTGCATAGATCTATTAAACTTGAATCTGAAGAag TAAAAGAGATTTCTTTCAAGATCTCCTATTCCCAGTACAAAAATTCTCTGATGGATGACAGGAAGATCCTCGTGACTGCTGTGTGCCAGATCAAACGGGGAACCTCGCTTCTAGTTGAGAAGGATATTGTACTCCAGGATCCTTTTCTCACCATCAAG GTCCTTGGGCCAGCTGTGGTACACAAGCCTGTCAATGTGGAGGTCACATTTACCAACCCTCTGTCTGAGGAGGTGACAGACTGTGTCCTGAGAGCTGAAGGCAGTGGCCTGCTCAGAGAGCAACTCCGAATCCA tgTGGAAAGAATGGCCCCCATGGAGACTTCAGCAGTGGAATTTGAAATCATTCCCTACAGGAGTGGCACCAGGCAGCTTCAGGTGGACTTGGTTTGCACTCACTTTTCAGACATTAAGGGATTTGTAATGCTTCATGTGGATCCTGCTCACTGA